The Vidua macroura isolate BioBank_ID:100142 chromosome 27, ASM2450914v1, whole genome shotgun sequence genome includes a window with the following:
- the LOC128819677 gene encoding LOW QUALITY PROTEIN: feather keratin Cos1-1/Cos1-3/Cos2-1-like (The sequence of the model RefSeq protein was modified relative to this genomic sequence to represent the inferred CDS: deleted 1 base in 1 codon; substituted 1 base at 1 genomic stop codon) yields the protein MQFAFDMSWSENYCFHKVPLGLRQARTAIKGSPSLCSLIHFSHLLLLRNQVYLXPRAMSCCQPCNPCSQPCGPTPLANSCNECCVRQCQDSHVVIEPSPVVVTLPGPILSSFPQNTVVGSSTSAAVGSILSSEGVPISSGGFDLSCITSRYGGNRCRPC from the exons ATGCAG TTTGCATTTGACATGAGCTGGTCAGAAAATTACTGCTTCCAC AAGGTGCCTCTGGGCCTGAGGCAGGCCAGGACTGCTATAAAAGGCAGCCCAAGTCTCTGCTCTCTCATCCACTTCTctcacctccttctcctcaggaACCAG GTGTACCTGTGACCCCGAgccatgtcctgctgccagccctgcaacccttgcagccagccctgtggccccaccccgctggccaacagctgcaatgagtgctgtgtcaggcagtgccaggactcCCACGTTGTCATTGAACCCTCCCCTGTGGTGGTGACCCTGCCtggccccatcctcagctccttcccacagaacaCCGTGGTGGGATcctccacctctgctgctgttggcagcaTTCTCAGCTCTGAGGGAGTGCCCATCAGCTCTGGGGGCTTTGACCTCTCCTGCATCACCAGCCGCTATGGTGGCAACAGATGTCGTCCCTGCTAA